Proteins encoded within one genomic window of Humulus lupulus chromosome 1, drHumLupu1.1, whole genome shotgun sequence:
- the LOC133786493 gene encoding chloride channel protein CLC-e, giving the protein MGALKLSWRLPNSQPFYNPLTPLPVPPPSWTKSSKLQSFPLKRNTESFSFLPNTKLSLLLRPPLALSNSTQFQKEEEEEEEEEEEEEASSDNGGSGNSNLIISSCLVGLLTGIGIVLFNKGVHEIRDLFWDGQPHRGASWVREEPIQDIWKRVVLVPASGGLIVAVLNEIRNSLIDDDDNGDRFGRTGLPISVSNGLKAVSRPFLKAVAACVTLGTGNSLGPEGPSVDIGTSIAKGVGNVLDKRSNIKLSLVAAGSAAGIASGFNAAVAGCFFAVESVLWPSPTNPSSLTLTNTTSMVILSAVIASVVSEIGLGSEPAFTVPEFDFRSPTELPLYLLLGVLCGLVSLALSKCTSYLLSIVDDIRDVPKALFPPLGGLTVGLIALAYPEILYWGFENVDILLESRPFVKGLSADLLVQLVAVKIFTTSLCRASGLVGGYYAPSLFIGAATGMAYGKIVSFVVDQPNPIIDLSILEVASPKAYGLVGMAATLAGVCQVPLTAVLLLFELTQDYRIVLPLLGAVGLSSWVTSRQSRRRDLQGKKKLKQEKSPNMLPSSASGLPSTYAFMKKEDTTSDLCEIESSLCMEDSDTETENLETKIYVSEAMRTRYVTVMMNTLLTEALTLMLMEKQPCAMIVDNDNVLIGLLTLKDIQDYSKYAKTRSRISKELLVSEMCSLDGGNCRVPWAATPSMDLLYVQMIMNKRGINEVPVVTEQFEDNRGHLVGLLDRECISLTRRALATREYLC; this is encoded by the exons ATGGGAGCTTTGAAACTCTCATGGCGACTCCCAAATTCTCAGCCTTTTTATAACCCTTTAACACCACTACCAGTCCCACCACCTTCCTGGACCAAATCATCAAAGTTACAATCTTTTCCATTGAAGAGGAACACAGAATCGTTCTCTTTTTTACCAAATACCAAACTCAGCTTACTTCTAAGGCCTCCTTTGGCCCTTTCTAACAGTACCCAattccaaaaagaagaagaagaagaagaagaagaggaggaggaggaggaagctTCCAGTGACAATGGCGGTAGTGGGAATTCAAACTTAATAATATCTTCATGCTTAGTGGGCCTTCTCACAGGCATCGGCATCGTTCTCTTCAATAAAGGA GTTCATGAGATACGAGACTTGTTCTGGGATGGGCAACCGCACAGAGGAGCATCTTGGGTGAGAGAGGAGCCAATTCAAGATATCTGGAAGCGAGTGGTTCTGGTTCCTGCTTCTGGGGGTTTGATCGTTGCAGTTCTAAACGAAATTCGAAATTCTTTAATTGACGATGATGATAATGGTGATCGTTTTGGGAGAACTGGATTGCCCATTTCAGTTTCGAATGGTCTCAAGGCTGTGTCTCGTCCTTTTCTCAAAGCAGTCGCCGCGTGTGTTACTCTCGGTACTGGTAACTCTTTGGGTCCTGAAGGTCCCAGTGTTGACATTGGAACCTCCATAGCCAAGGGAGTTGGTAATGTGCTGGATAAGCGTTCCAACATAAAGCTTTCCCTTGTGGCTGCTGGATCAGCTGCTGGAATTGCCTCTG GGTTTAATGCTGCTGTTGCTGGTTGTTTCTTTGCTGTGGAGTCAGTCTTGTGGCCATCACCAACTAATCCTTCTTCCTTAACACTTACCAATACCACTTCTATGGTTATACTCAGTGCAGTCATAGCTTCTGTAGTTTCAGAAATTGGCCTGGGTTCTGAACCAGCCTTTACAGTCCCAGAGTTTGACTTCCGCTCACCTACCG AGCTTCCACTATATCTATTGCTGGGAGTGCTGTGTGGATTGGTGTCATTGGCTCTATCTAAGTGCACGTCGTACTTGTTGTCAATCGTTGATGACATTCGTGATGTACCAAAGGCCTTGTTTCCTCCATTGGGTGGCTTAACTGTTGGCTTGATAGCACTGGCATATCCAGAGATTCTTTATTGGGGTTTTGAGAATGTTGACATTTTGTTGGAGTCTCGACCCTTTGTGAAAGGCCTCTCAGCTGATCTATTGGTTCAGTTGGTAGCAGTCAAGATCTTCACAACCTCTTTATGTCGTGCCTCTGGATTAGTGGGAGGATACTATGCTCCATCTCTTTTTATTGGTGCCGCAACAGGAATGGCATATGGGAAAATTGTCAGCTTTGTGGTTGATCAGCCTAATCCTATAATTGATCTCTCTATCTTGGAAGTTGCATCACCAAAAGCATATGGCCTG GTAGGGATGGCTGCTACTCTTGCAGGCGTGTGTCAGGTACCTCTTACAGCAGTTTTGCTGCTATTTGAATTGACACAGGATTATCGGATTGTTCTGCCACTACTTGGAGCTGTGGGGTTGTCTTCATGGGTTACATCCAGACAGTCAAGAAGAAGAGATTTGCAGGGTAAAAAGAAACTGAAGCAGGAAAAAAGTCCTAATATGCTTCCCTCGAGTGCAAGTGGGCTACCTTCTACTTATGCTTTCATGAAAAAGGAAGATACGACGAGTGACCTTTGTGAAATTGAAAGCTCCCTTTGCATGGAAGATTCTGATACTGAAACtgaaaatttagaaacaaaaatatACGTTTCAGAAGCCATGAGGACAAGATATGTGACTGTTATGATGAACACGCTGCTTACAGAAGCATTGACTCTCATGCTTATGGAAAAACAGCCTTGTGCTATGATTGTTGATAATGATAATGTATTAATTGGTTTGCTTACACTTAAAGACATTCAAGATTACAGTAAATACGCAAAAACAAGAAGCAGAATATCCAAG GAGCTTTTGGTATCTGAGATGTGTTCTTTGGATGGGGGAAATTGTAGGGTACCATGGGCTGCAACACCTAGTATGGATCTACTCTATGTACAGATGATTATGAATAAGCGTGGGATAAATGAGGTTCCAGTTGTTACAGAGCAATTCGAAGATAACCGAGGGCACCTAGTTGGCcttttagacagagaatgcatcaGTCTAACCCGCAG AGCTTTAGCAACCAGAGAGTATCTTTGCTGA